In Oncorhynchus nerka isolate Pitt River linkage group LG21, Oner_Uvic_2.0, whole genome shotgun sequence, the following are encoded in one genomic region:
- the LOC115122306 gene encoding carboxylesterase notum2-like isoform X1, with protein MKILGHVVLLLLIGGICCQNNRNAKPSGKSSKKNQGNQNQGAEAAQSAPEDEPHSGPVESGREGNSGGRAAAQQSASQNNKASDDMKLHVLKNTQVTCNDGTAAGFYLKEFKGSKRWLIFLEGGWCCYNKDSCDTRYKNIPRLMTSSDWPQTRKGSGILSAQAEENPHWYNSNIVFIPYCSSDVWSGTGPTATKEKRGPGKEKEKDAIEYTFMGSLIIREVIKDLVPKGIKQAKVVMLAGTSAGGTGVLLNIERVSSQLEQLGAEAQVRGLVDSGWFLESKQQRVPDCPDSVSCSPVDAIKRGLKLWNGVVPDKCRQQYKKGEEWQCFFSHKLYSSLTSPLFVVQWLFDEEQLRVENIYLGGQTLSEQQWTYMQNLGKDIKNSLKDVTAVFAPSCLSHTLITKSNWMTFQVKGTSLPRALQCWDKSFQEANRNSKTPLKGCPFHLIDTCHWPQCNPTCPALVDQATQQELTLLQMLVGMGLDLQKLGLDLRRDSSSITSMVSNGG; from the exons ATGAAGATCCTGGGCCATGTGGTTTTGCTGCTGCTGATAGGAGGGATTTGTTGCCAGAACAACCGCAATGCCAAACCTAGTGGCAAGTCATCTAAGAAGAACCAGGGGAACCAGAACCAGGGGGCCGAGGCAGCCCAGTCGGCCCCAGAAGATGAGCCCCATTCTGGGCCAGTGGAGTCGGGCAGGGAGGGTAACTCTGGAGGTCGGGCGGCAGCCCAGCAGTCAGCTTCACAGAACAACAAGGCTTCAGATGATATGAAGCTGCATGTCCTCaagaatactcaggtcacatGCAACGATGGAACAGCGGCAGG GTTTTACCTAAAGGAGTTCAAAGGGAGTAAGAGATGGCTGATATTTCTGGAAG GCGGTTGGTGCTGCTACAACAAAGACTCCTGCGATACCAGATATAAAAATATCCCACGACTCATGACCTCATCCGACTGGCCCCAAACGCGCAAAG GAAGTGGAATATTGTCAGCCCAGGCGGAAGAAAATCCTCATTGGTATAACAGTAATATTGT ATTCATCCCGTACTGCTCCAGCGACGTGTGGAGTGGCACAGGGCCCACAGCCACCAAGGAGAAGAGAGGCCCGggaaaagagaaggagaaagatgcCA TTGAGTATACCTTCATGGGTTCCCTGATCATCCGTGAGGTCATCAAAGACCTAGTCCCTAAAGGCATCAAACAGGCCAAGGTTGTCATGCTGGCTGGCacaag TGCTGGAGGGACGGGAGTGCTACTGAACATTGAGAGAGTGTCCAGTCAGCTGGAGCAGCTGGGGGCAGAGGCCCAGGTTCGAGGCCTGGTGGATTCGGGCTGGTTTCTGGAGAGTAAACAGCAGAGGGTTCCTGACtgcccagacagtgtctcctgcTCACCTGTAGACGCCATCAAGAGAGGACTCAA GCTGTGGAACGGGGTGGTCCCAGACAAGTGTCGGCAGCAGTACAAGAAAGGAGAGGAGTGGCAGTGCTTCTTCAGCCACAAACTCTACTCCTCCCTGACCT ccCCTCTGTTTGTGGTGCAGTGGCTGTTTGACGAGGAGCAGTTGCGAGTGGAGAATATCTACCTGGGGGGTCAGACCCTGTCAGAACAGCAGTGGACCTACATGCAGAACCTGGGAAAGGATATCAAGAACTCACTCAAAGATGTCAC GGCTGTGTTCGCACCCTCCTGCCTGTCCCACACATTGATCACTAAAAG TAACTGGATGACGTTTCAAGTCAAAGGCACCTCCCTGCCCCGGGCTCTGCAGTGCTGGGATAAGAGTTTCCAAGAAGCCAACCGTAACAGCAAGACCCCCCTGAAGGGCTGTCCCTTCCACCTGATCGACACCTGCCACTGGCCCCAGTGCAACCCTACCTGCCCAGCCTTGGTGGACCAGGCCACCCAGCAGGAGCTCACCCTGCTCCAGATGTTAGTGGGCATGGGCCTGGACCTCCAGAAACTAGGTCTGGACCTCAGGAGGGACAGTAGCTCTATAACTAGCATGGTCAGTAACGGTGGCTAA
- the LOC115122306 gene encoding carboxylesterase notum2-like isoform X2, with product MKILGHVVLLLLIGGICCQNNRNAKPSGKSSKKNQGNQNQGAEAAQSAPEDEPHSGPVESGREGNSGGRAAAQQSASQNNKASDDMKLHVLKNTQVTCNDGTAAGFYLKEFKGSKRWLIFLEGGWCCYNKDSCDTRYKNIPRLMTSSDWPQTRKGSGILSAQAEENPHWYNSNIVFIPYCSSDVWSGTGPTATKEKRGPGKEKEKDAIEYTFMGSLIIREVIKDLVPKGIKQAKVVMLAGTSAGGTGVLLNIERVSSQLEQLGAEAQVRGLVDSGWFLESKQQRVPDCPDSVSCSPVDAIKRGLKLWNGVVPDKCRQQYKKGEEWQCFFSHKLYSSLTSPLFVVQWLFDEEQLRVENIYLGGQTLSEQQWTYMQNLGKDIKNSLKDVTNWMTFQVKGTSLPRALQCWDKSFQEANRNSKTPLKGCPFHLIDTCHWPQCNPTCPALVDQATQQELTLLQMLVGMGLDLQKLGLDLRRDSSSITSMVSNGG from the exons ATGAAGATCCTGGGCCATGTGGTTTTGCTGCTGCTGATAGGAGGGATTTGTTGCCAGAACAACCGCAATGCCAAACCTAGTGGCAAGTCATCTAAGAAGAACCAGGGGAACCAGAACCAGGGGGCCGAGGCAGCCCAGTCGGCCCCAGAAGATGAGCCCCATTCTGGGCCAGTGGAGTCGGGCAGGGAGGGTAACTCTGGAGGTCGGGCGGCAGCCCAGCAGTCAGCTTCACAGAACAACAAGGCTTCAGATGATATGAAGCTGCATGTCCTCaagaatactcaggtcacatGCAACGATGGAACAGCGGCAGG GTTTTACCTAAAGGAGTTCAAAGGGAGTAAGAGATGGCTGATATTTCTGGAAG GCGGTTGGTGCTGCTACAACAAAGACTCCTGCGATACCAGATATAAAAATATCCCACGACTCATGACCTCATCCGACTGGCCCCAAACGCGCAAAG GAAGTGGAATATTGTCAGCCCAGGCGGAAGAAAATCCTCATTGGTATAACAGTAATATTGT ATTCATCCCGTACTGCTCCAGCGACGTGTGGAGTGGCACAGGGCCCACAGCCACCAAGGAGAAGAGAGGCCCGggaaaagagaaggagaaagatgcCA TTGAGTATACCTTCATGGGTTCCCTGATCATCCGTGAGGTCATCAAAGACCTAGTCCCTAAAGGCATCAAACAGGCCAAGGTTGTCATGCTGGCTGGCacaag TGCTGGAGGGACGGGAGTGCTACTGAACATTGAGAGAGTGTCCAGTCAGCTGGAGCAGCTGGGGGCAGAGGCCCAGGTTCGAGGCCTGGTGGATTCGGGCTGGTTTCTGGAGAGTAAACAGCAGAGGGTTCCTGACtgcccagacagtgtctcctgcTCACCTGTAGACGCCATCAAGAGAGGACTCAA GCTGTGGAACGGGGTGGTCCCAGACAAGTGTCGGCAGCAGTACAAGAAAGGAGAGGAGTGGCAGTGCTTCTTCAGCCACAAACTCTACTCCTCCCTGACCT ccCCTCTGTTTGTGGTGCAGTGGCTGTTTGACGAGGAGCAGTTGCGAGTGGAGAATATCTACCTGGGGGGTCAGACCCTGTCAGAACAGCAGTGGACCTACATGCAGAACCTGGGAAAGGATATCAAGAACTCACTCAAAGATGTCAC TAACTGGATGACGTTTCAAGTCAAAGGCACCTCCCTGCCCCGGGCTCTGCAGTGCTGGGATAAGAGTTTCCAAGAAGCCAACCGTAACAGCAAGACCCCCCTGAAGGGCTGTCCCTTCCACCTGATCGACACCTGCCACTGGCCCCAGTGCAACCCTACCTGCCCAGCCTTGGTGGACCAGGCCACCCAGCAGGAGCTCACCCTGCTCCAGATGTTAGTGGGCATGGGCCTGGACCTCCAGAAACTAGGTCTGGACCTCAGGAGGGACAGTAGCTCTATAACTAGCATGGTCAGTAACGGTGGCTAA
- the LOC115122307 gene encoding small ribosomal subunit protein uS8, which produces MVRMNVLADALKSINNAEKRGKRQVLIRPCSKVIVRFLTVMMKHGYIGEFEIIDDHRAGKIVVNLTGRLNKCGVISPRFDLQLKDLEKWQNNLLPSRQFGYIVLTTSAGIMDHEEARRKHTGGKILGFFF; this is translated from the exons ATGGTGCGCATGAACGTTCTTGCGGATGCGCTCAAAAGCATCAACAATGCTGAGAAACGTGGGAAACGCCAGGTTCTGATCCGGCCGTGTTCGAAGGTCATTGTACGTTTCCTGACCGTCATGATGAAGCACG GTTACATTGGTGAGTTTGAGATCATCGACGACCACAGAGCTGGGAAAATTGTCGTCAATCTCACTGGCAGGCtgaacaag TGTGGTGTGATCAGCCCTCGTTTTGACCTCCAGTTGAAGGATCTGGAAAAGTGGCAGAACAACCTCCTGCCCTCAAGACAGTTCGG ATACATCGTGCTGACCACCTCAGCTGGCATCATGGACCATGAAGAAGCCAGACGAAAACACACAGGAGGGAAAATTCTTGGATTCTTTTTCTAA